One Mycobacteroides abscessus ATCC 19977 genomic window carries:
- a CDS encoding response regulator transcription factor, whose product MTSVLIVEDEDSLADPLAFLLRKEGFEATIVNDGPSALAEFERAGADIVLLDLMLPGMSGTDVCKQLRAKSSVPVIMVTARDSEIDKVVGLELGADDYVTKPYSARELIARIRAVLRRGSDSEETASGDGVLEAGPVRMDVDRHTVSVNGEAITLPLKEFDLLEYLIRNSGRVLTRGQLIDRVWGADYVGDTKTLDVHVKRLRSKIEADPANPVHLVTVRGLGYKLEG is encoded by the coding sequence ATGACCAGTGTCTTGATTGTTGAGGACGAAGACTCGCTGGCCGATCCACTGGCCTTCCTACTGCGCAAGGAGGGGTTCGAGGCGACCATCGTGAACGACGGCCCCTCCGCGCTCGCCGAATTCGAGCGCGCCGGCGCCGATATCGTGCTGTTGGACCTCATGCTGCCCGGCATGAGCGGCACCGATGTCTGTAAGCAGCTGCGCGCCAAGTCCAGCGTTCCGGTGATCATGGTGACCGCGCGCGACAGCGAGATCGACAAGGTCGTCGGGCTGGAGCTGGGTGCCGACGATTACGTGACCAAGCCGTATTCGGCGCGCGAGCTCATCGCCCGCATTCGTGCGGTGCTGCGCCGCGGATCGGATTCCGAGGAGACGGCCTCCGGTGACGGGGTGTTGGAGGCAGGACCGGTGCGCATGGATGTCGATCGGCACACCGTCTCCGTGAATGGCGAGGCAATTACTTTGCCGCTCAAGGAGTTCGACCTCCTGGAATACCTGATCCGCAACAGCGGCCGGGTGCTCACCCGCGGGCAGCTGATCGACAGGGTGTGGGGTGCGGACTACGTGGGCGACACCAAGACCCTCGACGTGCATGTCAAGCGGCTGCGTTCGAAGATCGAGGCGGATCCGGCGAACCCGGTCCACTTGGTGACGGTGCGCGGGCTGGGCTACAAGCTGGAAGGCTGA
- a CDS encoding sensor histidine kinase has translation MTAASALLVATAALAALAVGAALGVWYSRRASTHRNASEVAQTGLTVSQMLERIVAISPTGIVVVDKHQDVVLVNARARELGLVRDRQLDGQAWNAAQRTLATGEAVEVDLTTKPRAPGRAGFSLRGHVRRLSDADTRWVVIYVDDDSEHVRMEATRRDFVANVSHELKTPVGAMGVLAEALLESSDDPETVRHFGEQVLAESRRLGNMVTELIALSRLQGAEKLPDLEVVDVDFVVSEALSRSKVAAENADIAVTTDAPSGFEVRGDPTLLITAISNLVANAIAYSPQGSPVSISRRRRGDKVEIAVTDRGIGIAKEHQERVFERFFRVDKARSRDTGGTGLGLAIVKHVAANHNGVIKLWSQPGTGSTFTLSLPVYEDDVDDDDAEDTQADSPTGDTTPRKDATNHPPRPHGLPASGSSKADGLLTSTSPADGLRIGSSPADGLRIGSSPADGLRIGSSPADGLRIGSSQVPPSRLREEHKATTREEHVRR, from the coding sequence GTGACCGCCGCATCGGCCCTTCTCGTCGCGACCGCTGCGCTCGCGGCGCTTGCTGTGGGCGCGGCGCTGGGCGTGTGGTACTCGCGCCGCGCATCGACCCATCGAAATGCTTCCGAAGTAGCCCAGACCGGCCTGACGGTCTCCCAGATGCTGGAGCGCATCGTCGCCATCTCGCCGACCGGGATTGTCGTCGTCGACAAGCACCAGGACGTGGTCCTGGTCAATGCCCGGGCCCGCGAGCTCGGCCTGGTGCGCGACCGTCAGCTCGACGGGCAGGCATGGAACGCCGCCCAGCGGACCCTGGCCACCGGTGAGGCCGTCGAAGTGGACCTGACCACCAAGCCGAGGGCGCCGGGTCGCGCGGGATTCTCGCTGCGCGGTCACGTGCGCCGGCTGTCCGATGCCGACACCCGCTGGGTGGTCATCTACGTCGACGACGACTCCGAGCATGTGCGTATGGAGGCCACCCGTCGCGATTTCGTGGCCAATGTCAGTCATGAGCTCAAGACGCCGGTCGGGGCGATGGGGGTGCTCGCCGAGGCACTGCTGGAATCCTCCGACGACCCCGAGACGGTGCGCCACTTCGGCGAGCAGGTGCTGGCCGAATCACGCCGTCTGGGCAACATGGTCACCGAACTCATCGCGCTATCACGGCTACAGGGGGCCGAAAAGCTGCCCGATCTGGAGGTCGTCGACGTCGACTTCGTGGTATCTGAGGCGTTGAGCCGGTCCAAGGTGGCCGCCGAGAACGCCGATATCGCGGTCACCACCGACGCACCCAGCGGATTTGAGGTGCGCGGCGACCCCACGCTACTCATCACCGCGATCAGCAACCTGGTCGCCAATGCGATCGCCTACTCGCCGCAGGGTTCACCGGTATCGATCAGCCGGCGCCGCCGCGGCGACAAGGTCGAGATCGCGGTGACCGACCGGGGCATCGGGATCGCCAAGGAACACCAGGAACGCGTATTCGAACGGTTCTTCCGGGTGGATAAGGCGCGCTCGCGCGATACCGGAGGCACCGGGCTGGGGCTGGCGATCGTCAAGCACGTCGCCGCCAACCACAACGGCGTCATCAAACTCTGGAGTCAGCCGGGTACGGGATCGACCTTCACGCTGTCGCTGCCCGTATACGAGGACGATGTAGACGATGACGATGCCGAAGACACCCAGGCCGATTCACCAACCGGCGACACCACACCTCGCAAAGACGCGACTAACCATCCCCCACGACCCCATGGTCTACCCGCCAGCGGATCATCGAAAGCTGACGGGCTTCTGACCAGCACATCCCCGGCCGATGGTCTTCGCATCGGCTCATCCCCGGCCGATGGTCTTCGCATCGGCTCATCCCCGGCCGATGGTCTTCGCATCGGCTCATCCCCGGCCGATGGTCTTCGCATCGGCTCATCCCAAGTACCGCCCAGCCGCTTACGCGAAGAGCACAAAGCGACTACACGAGAGGAACATGTACGTCGATGA
- a CDS encoding phosphoglyceromutase, whose amino-acid sequence MSGETSSKTNGATLILLRHGESQWNAKNLFTGWVDVDLTEKGRSEAQRGGELLAQQGLLPDILFTSLLRRAINTAHLALDTADRLWIPVVRDWRLNERHYGALQGLDKAETKAKYGEEQFMAWRRSYDTPPPPIERGSHYSQDQDPRYADIDGGPLTECLADVVARFVPYYEEAIVPELRAGKTVLVAAHGNSLRALVKYLDGISDEEIVGLNIPTGIPLRYDLDENLKPVTPGGVYLDPEAAAAGAAAVANQGAK is encoded by the coding sequence AACGGAGCCACCCTGATCCTGCTGCGCCACGGCGAGAGCCAGTGGAACGCCAAGAACCTGTTCACCGGCTGGGTCGATGTCGACCTGACGGAAAAGGGCAGGTCCGAGGCACAGCGCGGTGGTGAGCTGCTGGCTCAGCAGGGTCTGCTGCCCGACATTCTGTTCACCTCGCTGCTGCGTCGCGCCATCAATACCGCGCATCTGGCTCTCGACACCGCCGACCGGCTGTGGATTCCGGTGGTGCGGGACTGGCGCCTCAACGAGCGGCACTACGGCGCGCTGCAGGGTTTGGACAAGGCGGAAACCAAGGCCAAATATGGCGAAGAGCAGTTCATGGCGTGGCGCCGCAGCTATGACACCCCGCCCCCACCCATCGAGCGGGGCAGCCACTACAGCCAGGATCAGGATCCGCGCTACGCCGATATCGACGGTGGGCCGCTGACCGAATGTCTGGCCGACGTGGTGGCGCGATTCGTGCCGTACTACGAAGAGGCCATTGTGCCGGAGCTGCGTGCGGGCAAGACAGTGCTCGTTGCCGCGCATGGCAATTCGCTGCGCGCGCTGGTCAAATATCTCGACGGGATCTCCGACGAGGAGATTGTCGGTCTGAACATTCCCACCGGCATTCCGTTGCGGTACGACCTCGACGAAAACCTCAAGCCGGTCACTCCTGGCGGGGTCTACCTGGATCCGGAGGCTGCGGCCGCCGGCGCGGCCGCGGTAGCCAACCAGGGTGCAAAATAA